A portion of the Tiliqua scincoides isolate rTilSci1 chromosome 3, rTilSci1.hap2, whole genome shotgun sequence genome contains these proteins:
- the POU4F1 gene encoding POU domain, class 4, transcription factor 1 has product MMSMNSKQPHFAMHPTLPEHKYPSLHSSSEAIRRACLPTPPLQSNLFASLDETLLARAEALAAVDIAVSQSKSHPFKPDATYHTMNSVPCTSTSTVPLGHHHHHHHHHPHQALEPGDLLEHIASPSLSLMAGGGGHDGAVGGGAGGGGGGGGGGGLLSAAAHPPAHMHGLGHLAHPAAAAAMNMPSGLPHPGLVAHHGGAAGQAAAAAAAGAAGLASLCDSDTDPRELEAFAERFKQRRIKLGVTQADVGSALANLKIPGVGSLSQSTICRFESLTLSHNNMIALKPILQAWLEEAEGAQREKMAKPELFSGGEKKRKRTSIAAPEKRSLEAYFAVQPRPSSEKIAAIAEKLDLKKNVVRVWFCNQRQKQKRMKFSATY; this is encoded by the exons ATGATGTCCATGAACAGCAAGCAGCCGCACTTCGCCATGCACCCCACGCTGCCCGAGCACAAGTACCCCTCGCTGCACTCCAGCTCGGAAGCCATCCGGAGAGCCTGCCTGCCCACTCCGCCG CTGCAGAGCAACCTGTTCGCCAGCCTGGACGAGACGCTGCTGGCGCGGGCCGAGGCGCTGGCGGCCGTGGACATCGCGGTGTCGCAGAGCAAGAGCCACCCGTTCAAGCCGGACGCCACGTACCACACGATGAACAGCGTGCCCTGCACGTCCACGTCCACCGTGCCGCtggggcaccaccaccaccaccaccaccaccacccgcaCCAGGCGCTGGAGCCGGGGGACCTGCTGGAGCACATCGCCTCGCCCTCGCTGTCGCTGATGGCCGGCGGCGGCGGGCACGACGGGGCGGTCGGCGGGGGCGCgggcggcggcgggggcggcggcggcggcggggggctGCTGTCGGCGGCCGCGCACCCGCCCGCCCACATGCACGGCCTGGGCCACCTGGCGcacccggcggcggcggcggccatGAACATGCCGTCGGGGCTGCCGCACCCGGGGCTGGTGGCGCACCACGGGGGCGCGGCGgggcaggcggcggcggcggcggcggcgggcgcGGCGGGGCTGGCCTCGCTCTGCGACTCGGACACGGACCCGCGCGAGCTGGAGGCCTTCGCGGAGCGCTTCAAGCAGCGGCGCATCAAGCTGGGCGTGACGCAGGCGGACGTGGGCTCGGCGCTGGCCAACCTGAAGATCCCGGGCGTGGGCTCGCTCAGCCAGAGCACCATCTGCCGCTTCGAGTCGCTGACGCTCTCGCACAACAACATGATCGCGCTCAAGCCCATCCTGCAGGCCTGGCTCGAGGAGGCCGAGGGCGCCCAGCGCGAGAAGATGGCCAAGCCCGAGCTCTTCAGCGGCGGCGAGAAGAAGCGCAAGCGGACTTCCATCGCCGCGCCCGAGAAGCGCTCCCTGGAGGCCTACTTCGCCGTGCAGCCGCGGCCCTCCTCCGAGAAGATCGCCGCCATCGCCGAGAAGCTGGACCTCAAAAAGAACGTCGTGCGCGTCTGGTTCTGCAACCAGAGACAGAAGCAGAAAAGGATGAAGTTCTCCGCCACCTACTAG